The following is a genomic window from Oscarella lobularis chromosome 2, ooOscLobu1.1, whole genome shotgun sequence.
GACGGTCATTTTGAAAAGAGGACCGATCCCGTGAacctgaaaataaaaataaatacacgGCCACGTGCCGTCGCCTTCGGATTCGTTCGCACTTTGGCGTGCAGTCTCAAAGGCTCGGTGGCGGACGTCGAAACGGGATTGAGACTCGTCTTCACCGACTTCACGTACGTACGTGCCGTCTCGAGTTTCAGACGATACAGATCGTGCTGAAATGCTCTATGCATAGCTAAAGAAGCAACAGCGCGTAAAGGAATCGTTCTTATTATTGCCCTGCCTGTTGCGTGCTCTCGTTCGCGGTGAATCTGATCGACAGCaactttcgtcttttttggCACGTCGAGTTTCGTTGACTGAGCCGCGGGCGGTCCGGGCGCCTGTTCCTTTGCCTCGAACTCCGCTGTTCTCTTGAGAAGTCGAACCACGAGTCCGCCACCTGGTAAAAgacatcaaaaaaaaatcggCGGGATGCATGGGGCAACTTTTTGTGGTGAGAATGAGAGCGCCCTCCTCACGACCAAATCTGCCAAATTTCATAGCCGTAACGGAGTCCTTTTACGAAACAAAatgagaaaataaaatagatatGATATGTATTTTAACGTACCTCCTCTTGAAACTTATTCACGAGATGACGATCTTTATAAAGACGAACTTCTCCATTGGCCAAAGAAACCAAAACTAGAAGAATCAAGCATCTGACCAACGTATCGgaaaataataatcaaaACCCACCCGCTCTAAAGCCTTTGGCTTTGTGATCCATCAACGCCATAGCCATGATATCCTCAGGCATGGTAACAGACCACAATCTCTTTCCCTGCATTGAAAAAGAATATCAGAAAGACTCGTACAGTCATTACGGCACCcctaactaattaattatttattgaacAGGATACCACTTCATTACCTTCAAAGTATAGCAATTCAACGTTCGATCCATGCAACCAACCGCTATGCTCTTCTCCAGCTTTTCCAATCCCACTGGCTGTGACGTCAGTTCTATGCAGCTCTTAGGTGATTTACCTCCCCTACAAGGAGTCCTCTAAAAAGAGAGTAACGTAGCCAATTAGACGACGCTTACTTTCTCAGCGTGTAAATATTTCCATCGCGACACGAGACAATGATTCGAAACTCCACCTCAAATAAGCCAGAAATTCGGAGAAAAACAGGCACGCTAGGGACAGACATCTAAAGACGAAGGAACGTCAAACACGTGGAAGAGGTCGGAAACGATAGCAAACTTTTGCTAAAATTGTAAAGGCTTGTGGATCGAGGACAAAGATTTCGGCTGCTTCAGTGCCCAAGACCAGGCAGCTAACAGACTGGTCTTCCG
Proteins encoded in this region:
- the LOC136183576 gene encoding Bardet-Biedl syndrome 1 protein homolog isoform X2 — translated: MALSESPSGEESSYWLSAYRDPVASLYTFTSCLGLADLQADGDHKLLVADLGTGSYDMKLKVFKGTSLHMESAIVDLPTGVCTFYMDENEPRVPAVAVASGPFIYIYKNLRPYFKFTVPPLPVNVKEKEAWDQYKEGIIDVTAMRETLDAIDVSGGNLSVRSLRFLQLDPEDFEAFANQYKHAPLKIQTVITCIGTMKKTHSEDQSVSCLVLGTEAAEIFVLDPQAFTILAKMSVPSVPVFLRISGLFEVEFRIIVSCRDGNIYTLRKGGKSPKSCIELTSQPVGLEKLEKSIAVGCMDRTLNCYTLKGKRLWSVTMPEDIMAMALMDHKAKGFRAVLVSLANGEVRLYKDRHLVNKFQEEDSVTAMKFGRFGREEGALILTTKSGGLVVRLLKRTAEFEAKEQAPGPPAAQSTKLDVPKKTKVAVDQIHREREHATAMHRAFQHDLYRLKLETARTYVKSVKTSLNPVSTSATEPLRLHAKVHGIGPLFKMTVEIQNTSSSKSMMKLLLVFKYDVNLYSFSRPIIKVPFLVPSLPYSFETLIHCYSDVGVADSVKVFVVREESSVPLISATISMPVSESVVVV
- the LOC136183576 gene encoding Bardet-Biedl syndrome 1 protein homolog isoform X1, with amino-acid sequence MALSESPSGEESSYWLSAYRDPVASLYTFTSCLGLADLQADGDHKLLVADLGTGSYDMKLKVFKGTSLHMESAIVDLPTGVCTFYMDENEPRVPAVAVASGPFIYIYKNLRPYFKFTVPPLPVNVKEKEAWDQYKEGIIDVTAMRETLDAIDVSGGNLSVRSLRFLQLDPEDFEAFANQYKHAPLKIQTVITCIGTMKKTHSEDQSVSCLVLGTEAAEIFVLDPQAFTILAKMSVPSVPVFLRISGLFEVEFRIIVSCRDGNIYTLRKGGKSPKSCIELTSQPVGLEKLEKSIAVGCMDRTLNCYTLKGKRLWSVTMPEDIMAMALMDHKAKGFRAVLVSLANGEVRLYKDRHLVNKFQEEDSVTAMKFGRFGREEGALILTTKSGGLVVRLLKRTAEFEAKEQAPGPPAAQSTKLDVPKKTKVAVDQIHREREHATGRAIIRTIPLRAVASLAMHRAFQHDLYRLKLETARTYVKSVKTSLNPVSTSATEPLRLHAKVHGIGPLFKMTVEIQNTSSSKSMMKLLLVFKYDVNLYSFSRPIIKVPFLVPSLPYSFETLIHCYSDVGVADSVKVFVVREESSVPLISATISMPVSESVVVV